CGGCGGGTCCCCGTCTGCTGCCGGTTGCCCGGAGTCGGGCATATCCGGCCGACACGGTCGATGTGATCATTTCGCCGAACCCGCGCGCGACAAAATGGAGCGCATGTTCTCAGCGTGTTTTCTGCGGATAACCTGTGAAATCCGTTCATCTTGTGGACACGTCACCGTTTCGGTTGGACGCTCATCTGGAGTGCTCTCGTTGACCGCGTGCAACACCGGTACCCGATCCGCTCAGGTTTGCACTTGGTTGTAGACACAACTGTCGCTACCATGATCAGCAAATACATATAGATAACCGTTTGCTCCTGGAGCCCGGTGGAGGTCATATCGATGAGCACGACGTTCGCTGCCCGCCTGAACCGCCTGTTCGACACGGTTTATCCGCCCGGACGCGGGCCGCACACCTCCGCGGAGGTGATCGCGGCGCTCAAGGCGGAGGGCATCACGATGTCGGCTCCCTACCTATCGCAGCTACGCTCCGGAAACCGCACGAACCCGTCGGCGGCGACCATGGCCGCCTTGGCCAACTTCTTCCGCATCAAGGCGGCCTACTTCACCGACGACGAGTACTACGAGAAGCTCGACAAGGAACTGCAGTGGCTGGCCACAATGCGCGACGACGGTGTGCGCCGGATCGCGCAGCGGGCCCACGGGTTGCCTGCCCACGCGCAGCAGAAGCTCTTGGACCGGGTCGACGAGCTGCGCAGCGCGGAAGGGCTCGACGCTTAACCCCGCCACGCGTTCGACACGCTTTGGTCCCGGATAGCGGCGGACCGGTCCGCCCGACCTGGCGGGTTGCCGTCCGGCTGCTCCGATTAGGGTTGGCCCAGCGATCGCGCACACGCACGGCGATAGTCGACGAGATACCGGGAGGCGGCCGGCAATGGGCCTGTTCGGCAAGCGGAAGAGCCGCGCGACCCGTCGCGCTGAGGCCCGCGCGATCAAAGCCCGCGCCAAACTCGAGGCCAAGCTGTCCGCCAAGAACGAAGCGCGCCGCATCCGGGCCGCCCAGCGCGCCGAAGACAAGGCGCTCAAGGCGCAGCTCAAGGCCCAGCGGGACAGCGACCGGGCGGCGCTCAAGGTCGCCGAAGCCGAGCTCAAGGCGGCCCGCGAGGGCAAGTTGCTGTCACCGACGCGGATCCGCCGGGTGCTGACGGTTTCTCGGCTACTCGCCCCGATACTGACGCCGGTGATCTACCGGGCGGCGATGGCTGCTCGCGGGCTGATCGACCAGCGTCGCGCCGATCAGCTGGGAGTTCCGCTGGCACAGATCGGCCGGTTTTCCGGGCATGGCGCTGGGTTGTCGGCGCGGATCGGTGGAGCCGAGCGATCGCTGCGGATGGTGCAGGAGAAGAAGCCCAAGGACGTCGAGACCAAGCAGTTCGTGTCAGCTGTTGCCGATCGGCTCGCCGATCTGTCGGCGGCCGTCGCGGCCGCGGAGCACATGCCGGCCCAGCGGCGCCGGGCGGCGCACTCCGCAATCTCGTCGCAGCTGGATGGCATCGAGGCGGACCTGATGGCCCGGCTCGGGTTGACCTAACCGCCGGCGCGATGACCGCACCCCACACGTCACACCCGTCTCGTGGTGGTCCGTCCGTCAGCGGGAAGCGCGCCGTAATGACCGCGGGTATGGGCCTTGTACTGGCCACCTTGGTGCTGATCGCGATCGCGAACCCGGCAGTGGCGTTTGCGCACGCCGCGCAGGTATCCACCGGTGCACCCGGATCCGTGGTCGCGGCCACCGACGCCAATGACGTCCCGACGTGGCCATTCGTCCTGGGGACAGTGGCGGTGGTCGCGGTGGCCGCATTGTGGGCCGTGCGGCGCCGGCCCTAGGCAATCAACCTCGGTAGCCCGGATGACTCAGCAACGTGTGCTGGCATGATGGGACCCGAGCGTTCTGCGACCTAGTGAGCGACGACAAAGCTGTAAAGGAGCGGCCGCATGGCAGACCCGCAGGATCGACCCGACAGCGAGCCTGGCGACGCACCCACACCGCCGGCTAAAAGGCAGCCAGCTAAGAAGGCCGTCAAGAAAGCACCTGCAAAGAAAGCACCCGCCAAAAAGGCACCCGCAAAGAAGGCACCCGCTAAGGCCGCTAAATCCGCACCCCCGACGGTGGGCGAGCAACCGCCGGCGGCGCCGGTCGGTTTGCAGCAGCGGATCGAAACCAACGGCCAGCTTGACGCGGCGGCTAAAGATGCAGCGGCACAAGCGAAATCGGCCGTGGAGGGTGCCAACGACCCACTGGCGGGAAGCACGTCGACGCCGTCACCGAGCCACTCGCCCGTGCCGCTGATCATTGCAGTCACGCTCAGCCTGTTGGCCTTGCTGCTGATCCGGCAGCTGCGCCGCCGCTGAACGCGGTGGCAGCGCGGTGACCATCTCGTTTCGGCCAACCGCCGATCTCGTCGACGACATCGGGCCCGACGTGCGCAGCTGTGACCTCCAGTTCCGCCAGTTCGGCGGCCGATCGGAGTTCGCCGGACCGATCAGCACCGTGCGGTGTTTTCAGGACAACGCGCTGCTGAAGTCGGTCCTCTCGCAGCCAGGTGCGGGCGGCGTGCTGGTGATCGACGGCGCCGGGTCGCTGCATGCCGCGCTAGTCGGTGACCTTATCGCTGAATTGGCCCGCTCCAACGGCTGGAACGGGTTAATCGTCCATGGCGCGGTGCGAGACGCCGCCGCGTTGCGCGGCATCGACATCGGCATCAAGGCGCTGGGCACCAATCCCCGCAAAAGCACCAAGACCGGCGCCGGAGAGCGCGACGTCGAGATCACGCTGGGCGGGGTGACATTCGTTCCGGGCGATATCGCCTACAGTGACGACGACGGCATCGTCGTGGTCTAGCTGCTAGCCTAAACCGGCACGGCGACAGGCTTTTTGGCGAACCGCATACCCTCATCGTTGATCTTGCCGCGCCGGATGAGTCGAACATCGCGCAGGTAGTTCTGATTCAGGCGCCACGGGGTGCGCGAGCCCTGCTTGGGCAACTCGTCTAGCGAGCGCAGCACATAACCCGGGGTGAACTCCATGAACGGCCGCTCTTCGATATCTGAACCCGGTTGCTCCACTACCACGGCGTCAAAGCCGTTGTCGTCCATGTAATTCAACAAGCGGCAGACAAACTCCGACACTAGGTCGGCCTTCAACGTCCAGGAGGCATTGGTATAACCAACCGTGTACGCCATGTTTGGGATGCCGGACAGCATCATGCCCTTGTAGGCCATCGCCTTGGTGATGTCCACTTGTTGTCCATCGACGGTAGCTGTCGCCCCGCCAAAGAGCTGGAGGTTCAACCCGGTTGCGGTGATGATGATGTCGGCCGGTAACTCGCGACCCGAGTTGAGTCGGATTCCGGTGGCGGTGAACCGCTCAATGGTGTCGGTGACAACCTCGACCTTCCCGTGCCGAATGGCCCGGAACAGATCGCCGTTGGGCACCAGGCATAATCGCTGGTCCCACGGGTTGTAGTGCGGTCCGAAGTGCCTTCGCACGTCGAAGCCCTCGGGCAGCTGGCGCTGGACCAAGCCCAGGAACATTTTCCGCATCCGCCGCGGCCATTTCTGGCAAGCGCCGTACACGGCCGCCTGCCGCAGCACGTTCTTCCATCGAACTGCGGTGTAGGCCAGGTTCTCCGGCAGCCAGCGGTTGAGCTTCTCGGCGATGCCGTCCTGCTCCGGTTGAGACACGATGTAGGTGGGTGAGCGCTGCAGCATCGTGACGTTCTTGGCACCCGAATCCGCCAGCGCCGGAACGAGAGTGACGGCGGTTGCGCCACTGCCGATCACGACAATGTTCTTGCCTTCGTAATCGAGATCCTCGGGCCAGTGCTGCGGATGGATGATCGGGCCGGTGAAGTCTTCCGAGCCGGCGAACTTGGGCGAGTACCCCTGGTCGTAGTTGTAGTAGCCACTGCACAGTAGGAGGAATGAGCAGGTGAGCATGCTCGGCGTGCCGTCGCTGTCGACGTGCACGGTCCAGCGGTTCTCCGAGGTCGACCAATCGGCGCTGATCACCTTGTGATTGAACCGGATGTGCTTGTCGATTCCGTACATGGTCGCGGTGCTCTTGACGTACTCGAGGATGGGCTTGCCATCGGCGATCGCCTGGCGCTCGGTCCACGGACGGAAGCGGAAACCCAGCGTGTACATGTCGGAGTCGGAGCGAATTCCGGGGTAACGGAACAGATCCCAGGTGCCACCCATGGCTTCCCGCTTCTCCAGGATCGCGTAGCTCTTGGTGGAGCAACGGTCCTGCAGGTGCCAGGCCGCGCTGACACCGGAAATGCCGGCGCCCACGATGACGACGTCCAGATGCTCAGTCATGGACCCACGCTATCAACGCAATGTTGACTCCGTCAACGACGTGTCGAAACTGTCTACACGTAGTAAGCTGCCAGTCGTGACCGCCTCCGCCGCCAGTCCGGCTTCGCTGCATCGGGGCCGGCGCACCCCGCGGCCGTCCGGCGACGACCGTGAACTGGCGATCCTTGCCACCGCCGAGAATTTGCTTGAGGACCGACCACTCGCCGATATCTCCGTCGACGATCTGGCCAAGGGCGCCGGAATCTCACGGCCAACGTTCTACTTCTATTTCCCTTCCAAGGAAGCGGTGCTGCTGACCCTGCTGGACCGGGTGGTCAACGAGGCGGACACTGCGCTGGAAACCCTGATCGATCGGGCGGACACCGACCGCGACAACATGTGGCGCACCGGGATCAACGTGTTCTTCGAGACGTTCGGATCGCACAAGGCTGTGACCCGGGCCAGTCAGGCCGCCAAGGCAACCAGTGCCGACGTCGCCGAACTGTGGTCGACGTTCATGCAGAAGTGGATCGCCTACACCGCCGCGGTGATCGACGCCGAACGCGACTGCGGTGCGGCGCCGCACACCCTGCCGGCACGGGAGCTGGCCACCGCGCTCAACCTGATGAACGAACGGACGCTCTTCGCGTCATTCGCCGCCGAGCAGCCGTCGGTGCCGGAACCTCGCGTGCTGGACACACTGGTACACATCTGGGTGACCAGCATCTACGGCGAGACCCGCTAGCTCGGATTCGTCTCGCGACTTGTCGGCCGTGCGTGCGAACATATGTTCGTGCGGTGTGAGGCTTCCATCCTGCACGCGGATCTGGATTCGTTCTATGCGTCCGTCGAACAGCGCGACGACCCGGCGTTGCGTGGCCGTCCGGTGATCGTCGGCGGTGGGGTGGTGCTGGCCGCCAGCTACGAGGCCAAGGCCTACGGCGTGCGCACCGCGATGGGCGGGGCCCAGGCACGACGGCTGTGTCCGAACGCCGTGGTGGTACCGCCGCGAATGTCGGCCTATACGCGGGCCAGCGAGGCCGTGTTCGACGTGTTTCGCAACTGCACACCGCTGGTGGAGCCGGTCTCGGTGGACGAGGCGTTCCTCGATGTCGGCGGGTTGCGCCGGGTTGCCGGCGCACCCGTCCAGATCGCTGCGCGGCTGCGCGCCGATGTTCGCGACCAGGTTGGCCTGCCCATCACTGTCGGCGTCGCCCGAACGAAGTTCCTCGCCAAGGTCGCCAGCCAGGAAGCCAAGCCCGACGGCTTGCTGCTGGTGCCGCCGAATCGGGAACTGGAGTTCCTTCATCCGTTGCCGATTCGCCGATTGTGGGGCGTTGGTGCGGTGACCGCCGACAAGCTGCACACGCATGGCATCAACACCGTCGCCGACGTCGCCGAGTTCAGCGAGTCGACGCTGGCGTCACTGCTGGGTGCGGCAATGGGCCGCCAACTGTATGCGCTGGCCCGCAACATCGACGGTCGCCGGGTGACCACCGGCGTACGGCGCCGATCTGTCGGTGCGCAGCGTGCCCTGGGCCGCGCCGGCAACCCCATGTCGTCCGCCGAGCTCGACGCGGTGGTGGTCACCCTGATAGATCGGATCACCGGCCGGATGCGCGCCGCGGGGCGGACCGGGCGGACCGTGGTGCTGCGACTGCGGTTCGGCGATTTCAGCCGGGCGACCCGATCACACACCTTGGGGTGGGCAACGGCGTCGACCCAGCCCATCCTTGGCACCGCCCGACAGTTGGTCGCGTCGGCCGCGCCCGCCATCGCGGAGCGCGGATTGACGCTAGTCGGCTTTGCGGTGTCGGGCATCGACCGCAGCGGTGCTCAGCAGCTGATGCTGCCGTTTACCGGGGTTTCGCTCGGGGTCGACACTGCCGTCGACCAGGTGCGTCGCCGGTACGGCAACGCCGCGCTCATCCCCGCGGTGTTGGTCGGCCGGGATCTGGGCCTCGAGATGGGCGCATCTACCCGACTGCAGCCCACTGCAACAGCTGCTCGACCGGCCAGCTGTTGACGATGCGGTCGACGGGAATACCCGCGGACAGTGCGCGCTCCGCGCCATACCCGAGAAAATCCAGCTGACCGGGCGCGTGGGCATCGGTATCAATACTGAAGACACAGCCGATGTCGCGCGCGAGGTTCAGCAGCCTGGTCGGCGGGTCACGGCGCTCCGGACGGGAATTGATCTCCACCGCGGTGCCGTGATCACGACAGGCGGTGAACACCGCCTCGGCGTCGAACTTCGATTCGGGCCGGATCCCACGGTCACCGGCGACCAACCGGCCTGTGCAGTGACCCAGCACATCGGTGTGGCCGTTGCAGACGGCACGCACCATCCGGCGGGTCATCGCGGCGGAATCCATTGAGAGCTTCGAGTGGACGCTGGCCACCACGATGTCGAGGCGGTCGAGCAACTTGGGTTCCTGATCCAGGCTGCCGTCGTCGAGAATGTCGACCTCGATTCCGGTGAGAATGCGCATCGGTGCGAAGTTGTCACGCAACCGCTCGATCACGTCGAGCTGTTCCCGCAGCCGATCCGGCGACAGGCCGTTGGCAATCGTCAGCCGCGGCGAGTGGTCTGTCAGCGCGCAGTACTCGTGGCCCAGCCCCGCCGCGGTGGTCATCATCTCCTCGATCGGCGCCGACCCGTCCGACCAGTTGGAATGCAGGTGCAGATCCCCGCGCAGCGCGGCACGGACCTCGCCGCCACCGAGATCCTGCGCAGCGGCACGCAATTCGACCAGAATGTCGGGCTCACGGCCGGCCCAGGCCGAAGCGATCACCGTTGCGGTTTTGGGCCCGATGCCCGGCAGTGACTGCCAGCTATTGGCCTGGCCGTGCCGCTCCCGCGCTGCGTCGTCAAGACCCTCGATGATGTCGGCGGCCTTTCGATACGCCATGGCGCGTCTGGGATCTTGGCGGCTTCGATCCTTGTAGTAGGCGATCTGCCGCAGCGCGGTTACCGGATCCATCGCTGCTGACTCACAACAGTTGCCCGACGACGAATCCGGCGAAAATCACCGCGAATCCACCCATCTCGCCCACGATAAGCGAGGCCATCGCGACCTCGATTCCGCGCGTAGGGGGTTCGAACTGGTTGATGGTGTCGCGTCGAGCACCGTGGACGATATAGCTTGCGATGGCGGCCACGAAAAAGAACACCACCACCAGCGCCGCGGATAGATTTACCCATCCCGGCCAGACGCTGAGCTCGACGAAGGCCGCGATCAGCAGCGTCGCGAACGCGTACAGCAACGCCGCGCGGTGCGCGATGTCGACGTATGGGTGCGCACGGTGCTCATCGGTGACCATGATCTGCCGGTACTTCCACACCCCAAGACCAAGCGCCAGAAGAAAGATCAGTCCGGCCGCCAACATAGTGAGCTTGGTGTCGATTCCGAGGGCGTAGGTCATTGTCGGTTCGAGTCTAAAGCGTGTCGAACGACTCTGGTGGAAGGTGAGTGCCGGCCTTCTCGGGCGTCGTCACCGCGCCGCGGGGCCACACCAACGGGCGTCGGGCAATCGGGAACACACCACACCCGCTTCGTGATCGTGTCAATCGATCGCAAA
The nucleotide sequence above comes from Mycobacterium decipiens. Encoded proteins:
- a CDS encoding helix-turn-helix transcriptional regulator — protein: MSTTFAARLNRLFDTVYPPGRGPHTSAEVIAALKAEGITMSAPYLSQLRSGNRTNPSAATMAALANFFRIKAAYFTDDEYYEKLDKELQWLATMRDDGVRRIAQRAHGLPAHAQQKLLDRVDELRSAEGLDA
- a CDS encoding DUF6474 family protein, which gives rise to MGLFGKRKSRATRRAEARAIKARAKLEAKLSAKNEARRIRAAQRAEDKALKAQLKAQRDSDRAALKVAEAELKAAREGKLLSPTRIRRVLTVSRLLAPILTPVIYRAAMAARGLIDQRRADQLGVPLAQIGRFSGHGAGLSARIGGAERSLRMVQEKKPKDVETKQFVSAVADRLADLSAAVAAAEHMPAQRRRAAHSAISSQLDGIEADLMARLGLT
- a CDS encoding nucleoid-structuring protein H-NS, with translation MADPQDRPDSEPGDAPTPPAKRQPAKKAVKKAPAKKAPAKKAPAKKAPAKAAKSAPPTVGEQPPAAPVGLQQRIETNGQLDAAAKDAAAQAKSAVEGANDPLAGSTSTPSPSHSPVPLIIAVTLSLLALLLIRQLRRR
- the rraA gene encoding ribonuclease E activity regulator RraA codes for the protein MTISFRPTADLVDDIGPDVRSCDLQFRQFGGRSEFAGPISTVRCFQDNALLKSVLSQPGAGGVLVIDGAGSLHAALVGDLIAELARSNGWNGLIVHGAVRDAAALRGIDIGIKALGTNPRKSTKTGAGERDVEITLGGVTFVPGDIAYSDDDGIVVV
- a CDS encoding flavin-containing monooxygenase, which translates into the protein MTEHLDVVIVGAGISGVSAAWHLQDRCSTKSYAILEKREAMGGTWDLFRYPGIRSDSDMYTLGFRFRPWTERQAIADGKPILEYVKSTATMYGIDKHIRFNHKVISADWSTSENRWTVHVDSDGTPSMLTCSFLLLCSGYYNYDQGYSPKFAGSEDFTGPIIHPQHWPEDLDYEGKNIVVIGSGATAVTLVPALADSGAKNVTMLQRSPTYIVSQPEQDGIAEKLNRWLPENLAYTAVRWKNVLRQAAVYGACQKWPRRMRKMFLGLVQRQLPEGFDVRRHFGPHYNPWDQRLCLVPNGDLFRAIRHGKVEVVTDTIERFTATGIRLNSGRELPADIIITATGLNLQLFGGATATVDGQQVDITKAMAYKGMMLSGIPNMAYTVGYTNASWTLKADLVSEFVCRLLNYMDDNGFDAVVVEQPGSDIEERPFMEFTPGYVLRSLDELPKQGSRTPWRLNQNYLRDVRLIRRGKINDEGMRFAKKPVAVPV
- a CDS encoding TetR/AcrR family transcriptional regulator, giving the protein MTASAASPASLHRGRRTPRPSGDDRELAILATAENLLEDRPLADISVDDLAKGAGISRPTFYFYFPSKEAVLLTLLDRVVNEADTALETLIDRADTDRDNMWRTGINVFFETFGSHKAVTRASQAAKATSADVAELWSTFMQKWIAYTAAVIDAERDCGAAPHTLPARELATALNLMNERTLFASFAAEQPSVPEPRVLDTLVHIWVTSIYGETR
- a CDS encoding PHP domain-containing protein, producing the protein MDPVTALRQIAYYKDRSRQDPRRAMAYRKAADIIEGLDDAARERHGQANSWQSLPGIGPKTATVIASAWAGREPDILVELRAAAQDLGGGEVRAALRGDLHLHSNWSDGSAPIEEMMTTAAGLGHEYCALTDHSPRLTIANGLSPDRLREQLDVIERLRDNFAPMRILTGIEVDILDDGSLDQEPKLLDRLDIVVASVHSKLSMDSAAMTRRMVRAVCNGHTDVLGHCTGRLVAGDRGIRPESKFDAEAVFTACRDHGTAVEINSRPERRDPPTRLLNLARDIGCVFSIDTDAHAPGQLDFLGYGAERALSAGIPVDRIVNSWPVEQLLQWAAVG